In Candidatus Binatia bacterium, one DNA window encodes the following:
- a CDS encoding alkaline phosphatase family protein, with protein sequence MRSRTIAFLMLAGAVLAACGGGSTSVPATQQAASRHASGASGHGSSSSSPIQHVVIVVQENRTFNDLFATFPGGDGTTYGKVEANPNCSPPIQAGTIPLQKVPLSVPSDMNHSYPAYQQARDSGNMDGFDLVHSKGGAGPPECTFPYQYTDPGAIVPYWDMAEQYALAEHMYTTQGSDSFTAHQDLIRGGTEVERGKALVDLPTCGICWWGCDARNGTTTHLVTKLGAYLRRPGPFPCTRHFQIPYPTLRNLMDAKRITWKYYLPVKTASYGQLMSAFDVIWPVRNGPEWKNNIITPQTAIFNDISNGTLPQVSWVIPDQNESDHPHTSQDTGPSWVASIVNAIGQSTYWQHTAIIIVWDDWGGFYDNMPPQQLDYGGLGFRVPAIIVSPYAKPGYISTTNYEFGSILRYIEDNWNLGQLGTSDSRAASLIDSFNYSQPPITFVKIPSQYSKEYFIRAKYSGPPDTDM encoded by the coding sequence ATGCGTTCTCGGACCATCGCGTTTTTGATGCTCGCCGGCGCGGTGCTCGCCGCGTGCGGCGGCGGCTCGACCTCGGTCCCCGCTACACAGCAGGCGGCGAGCCGTCATGCGAGCGGGGCGAGCGGCCATGGGAGCTCATCGAGCTCGCCGATTCAGCACGTCGTGATCGTGGTCCAGGAAAACCGCACCTTCAACGATTTGTTCGCCACGTTTCCGGGCGGGGACGGAACGACGTACGGCAAGGTCGAGGCGAATCCCAACTGCAGCCCGCCGATCCAAGCGGGAACGATCCCGCTCCAAAAGGTGCCGCTCAGCGTCCCGAGTGACATGAATCATTCGTATCCCGCGTATCAACAGGCGCGGGATAGCGGTAACATGGACGGCTTCGACCTGGTTCACTCCAAAGGCGGCGCCGGGCCGCCGGAGTGCACGTTTCCATATCAGTATACCGACCCCGGGGCCATCGTACCCTACTGGGACATGGCCGAGCAGTACGCCTTGGCCGAGCACATGTACACGACCCAGGGCAGCGACAGCTTCACCGCGCATCAGGACCTGATTCGCGGCGGCACGGAGGTCGAGCGGGGCAAGGCGCTGGTCGACCTCCCGACCTGCGGCATCTGCTGGTGGGGCTGCGACGCGCGGAACGGCACGACCACGCATCTCGTGACCAAGCTGGGCGCGTATCTGCGGCGTCCCGGTCCGTTTCCGTGTACCAGGCACTTCCAGATTCCGTATCCCACGCTGCGAAATCTGATGGATGCTAAACGCATCACGTGGAAATATTATCTGCCGGTGAAGACCGCGTCCTACGGCCAACTGATGAGCGCCTTCGACGTTATCTGGCCCGTGCGCAACGGGCCGGAATGGAAGAATAACATCATCACCCCGCAGACGGCGATCTTCAACGATATCTCGAACGGGACGCTGCCGCAGGTGTCGTGGGTGATCCCGGACCAGAACGAGTCGGACCATCCCCACACCTCCCAGGACACCGGGCCTTCGTGGGTCGCGAGCATCGTGAACGCGATCGGCCAGAGCACCTACTGGCAGCACACGGCGATCATCATCGTGTGGGACGATTGGGGCGGATTCTACGACAACATGCCACCCCAGCAGCTGGACTACGGGGGCCTGGGCTTTCGCGTGCCGGCGATCATCGTGTCGCCCTACGCCAAGCCGGGATATATTTCGACGACGAACTACGAGTTCGGCAGCATCCTGCGGTACATCGAGGACAACTGGAATCTCGGGCAGCTGGGCACGAGCGACTCGCGCGCCGCCAGCCTCATCGACTCCTTCAACTACTCGCAGCCGCCGATCACGTTCGTCAAGATTCCGTCGCAGTACTCGAAAGAGTACTTCATCCGCGCTAAGTACTCGGGGCCGCCCGACACGGACATGTAA
- a CDS encoding glycine-rich protein — MTKIEVVVRGAAGGHGDRSSTVFATGGRVFAIIPVTPDETLAVFVGGQPSGAAGGFNGGAHAGMNRHGYNDGFGGGGASDIREGGDRLTDRIVVAGGGGGQGGEAFGSYWGAGGKGGGSIGAAGDPRCCPGEWGVGGGGGTQESGGQGGIAGSSTYPRPGANGSVGRGGGGGKGCQKGKFCKPVGGTGGGGGGGYYGGGGGGGGTGGFYTYGYGGGGGGGGSSYIEPSATRFQSWQGWKNATTNGLVVISW, encoded by the coding sequence GTGACGAAGATTGAAGTCGTCGTTCGCGGCGCCGCGGGAGGCCATGGCGATCGCAGCAGTACGGTCTTCGCCACCGGCGGTCGCGTCTTTGCGATTATCCCGGTTACGCCCGACGAGACGCTGGCAGTCTTCGTCGGTGGGCAGCCGTCCGGGGCCGCGGGCGGATTCAACGGCGGCGCGCACGCCGGCATGAACCGCCACGGATATAACGACGGATTTGGTGGTGGGGGCGCGTCCGATATTCGCGAAGGCGGCGATCGGTTGACGGATCGCATTGTCGTTGCCGGCGGCGGCGGCGGCCAAGGTGGCGAAGCATTTGGAAGCTACTGGGGCGCGGGCGGAAAGGGCGGGGGCAGCATAGGCGCTGCCGGAGATCCGCGATGCTGCCCCGGCGAGTGGGGTGTGGGAGGCGGGGGTGGCACGCAAGAGAGTGGCGGACAAGGTGGTATCGCCGGAAGCTCAACTTACCCGCGGCCGGGGGCTAACGGCTCGGTCGGCCGCGGTGGCGGCGGCGGGAAAGGCTGTCAGAAGGGAAAGTTTTGCAAGCCCGTCGGTGGCACTGGTGGCGGCGGCGGCGGTGGTTATTACGGCGGCGGTGGGGGCGGCGGCGGCACTGGGGGTTTTTACACATACGGCTACGGCGGTGGTGGCGGCGGCGGAGGTTCGTCCTACATCGAGCCAAGTGCCACGCGCTTCCAGAGTTGGCAAGGCTGGAAAAACGCGACCACAAACGGCCTCGTCGTTATCAGTTGGTAG
- a CDS encoding aldo/keto reductase, producing MSTSQTAGASTRPAAASGTFKIGGDLPVHRLGFGAMRITGNGIWGPPANHDQAIAVLKAAVELGVTIIDTADSYGPHVSEELIAEALYPYPADLVIATKAGLVRPGPGKWEPDGRPQHLREAVDGSLKRLRLDSIDLLQLHRPDPKVPFHDQVGTLVELQHEGKIRHIGLSNVGIEQIKAARQLAQIVSVQNLYNLTDCESEDVVEYCTRENLAFIPWFPLATGDLAKHGGALAQIAHRYNALPSQVALAWLLAKSPVILPIPGTSKVEHLKENLGAALLKLSDADKAALNEIATG from the coding sequence ATGAGTACGTCACAAACAGCTGGCGCGTCGACGCGTCCGGCGGCCGCGAGCGGCACGTTCAAAATCGGCGGAGACCTGCCGGTGCATCGCCTCGGCTTCGGCGCGATGCGCATCACCGGCAATGGCATCTGGGGACCGCCGGCTAACCATGACCAGGCGATCGCGGTGCTCAAAGCCGCGGTCGAACTCGGGGTTACCATCATCGATACCGCCGACTCGTACGGCCCGCACGTCTCCGAAGAACTGATCGCCGAAGCCCTCTATCCGTATCCCGCCGACCTCGTCATCGCTACCAAAGCGGGCCTCGTTCGCCCCGGCCCGGGCAAGTGGGAGCCTGACGGCCGGCCGCAGCATTTGCGCGAAGCCGTCGATGGCAGCCTCAAACGGTTGCGCCTGGATAGCATCGATCTTCTGCAGCTGCATCGTCCCGATCCCAAGGTGCCGTTCCACGATCAGGTCGGCACGCTCGTCGAGTTGCAGCACGAAGGCAAGATTCGCCACATCGGCCTCTCCAACGTCGGCATCGAGCAGATCAAAGCCGCTCGGCAACTCGCGCAGATCGTCTCGGTGCAGAATCTCTACAATCTCACCGACTGCGAGTCCGAAGACGTCGTCGAGTACTGCACGCGCGAAAACCTCGCGTTCATTCCGTGGTTCCCGCTCGCAACCGGCGATCTCGCCAAGCACGGCGGCGCGCTCGCGCAAATCGCGCACCGCTACAACGCCTTACCGTCGCAGGTCGCGCTTGCCTGGCTCTTGGCAAAATCGCCGGTGATCCTGCCGATTCCGGGCACATCTAAAGTCGAGCACCTCAAGGAGAACCTCGGCGCCGCCTTGCTGAAGCTGAGCGACGCGGATAAGGCCGCACTCAACGAAATAGCAACTGGGTGA
- a CDS encoding FAD-dependent oxidoreductase: MIRSPRLPQDERAFPSLTQAQIERFAARGKKRSVREGEVLVEAGDRVIPFFVVLSGELDFVRSPVRSFEAETLVAVVTPGRFTGEISVLSGRSAIFSIRVGLAGEVIELDRQSMLAVVQADAELNEVVMRAFITRRLAIVGAELGDVVLVGSTHSRDTLRLKEYLTRNGHPYQYVDLDDHGDIEHLMDAFNISVDEIPVLICQGREVLRNPSNRKVAECLGFNEAVDPTKVRDLVIVGAGPSGLAAAVYAASEGLDTLMIETTAPGGQAGSSSRIENYLGFPTGISGQELAGRAWVQAEKFGAQTLMASGAHLHCDERPYVVETDDGGRIPTRSIVIATGVEYRKLPLTELPRFEGAGCYYAATKIEVDYCGAEDVIVVGGANSAGQAAVFLSERARRVYMLIRGDGLSATMSRYLVARIEQTPNIEVRPHTEIVALEGDDHVERVRWRNNQTGETEERLIRHVFLMTGGAPNTAWLDGCVVLDEKGFIKTGPALTTQELLQAKWPLPRRPFLLETTLPRVFAVGDVRSGSVKRVASGVGEGSISISLLHEALKE, encoded by the coding sequence GTGATCCGCAGTCCGCGGCTTCCGCAGGATGAGCGCGCCTTTCCCTCGCTGACGCAAGCGCAGATCGAGCGGTTTGCCGCGCGAGGCAAAAAGCGCAGCGTACGCGAGGGCGAAGTTCTCGTCGAAGCCGGCGATCGCGTCATTCCGTTCTTCGTGGTGCTGTCGGGCGAGCTCGACTTCGTGCGCAGTCCCGTGCGCAGCTTCGAAGCTGAGACCCTCGTGGCCGTCGTCACACCGGGGCGTTTCACCGGCGAGATCAGCGTGCTCTCGGGGCGCTCGGCGATCTTTAGCATCCGCGTCGGCCTTGCGGGCGAGGTCATCGAGCTCGACCGGCAGAGCATGCTGGCGGTGGTACAAGCCGATGCCGAGCTCAACGAGGTCGTCATGCGCGCTTTCATCACCCGGCGACTCGCGATCGTCGGCGCAGAGCTCGGCGACGTCGTGCTGGTGGGCTCGACACACTCGCGCGACACGTTGCGCCTCAAGGAGTATCTCACGCGGAACGGTCATCCGTACCAATACGTCGACCTCGACGACCATGGCGACATCGAGCACCTCATGGACGCTTTCAACATCAGCGTCGACGAGATACCAGTGCTGATCTGCCAGGGGCGCGAGGTGCTGCGTAATCCTTCGAACCGCAAGGTCGCCGAATGCCTCGGCTTCAACGAAGCCGTAGATCCCACCAAAGTGCGAGATCTCGTCATTGTCGGCGCCGGCCCGTCGGGTTTGGCGGCGGCCGTGTACGCGGCGTCGGAAGGCCTAGACACCCTGATGATCGAGACGACAGCCCCCGGGGGGCAAGCCGGCAGCAGCTCGCGCATCGAAAACTATCTCGGTTTCCCGACCGGCATTTCGGGTCAAGAACTCGCCGGGCGAGCGTGGGTGCAAGCAGAGAAGTTCGGGGCGCAGACGCTGATGGCAAGCGGCGCGCACTTGCACTGCGACGAGCGGCCGTACGTCGTAGAGACCGACGACGGCGGGCGAATTCCGACCCGCAGCATCGTGATTGCCACCGGCGTCGAGTATCGCAAGCTGCCGCTAACGGAGCTGCCGCGCTTCGAGGGCGCCGGTTGTTACTACGCAGCCACCAAGATCGAAGTTGATTACTGCGGCGCTGAAGATGTGATCGTCGTCGGTGGCGCCAACTCCGCCGGCCAAGCCGCCGTGTTCCTCTCGGAGCGAGCGCGGCGCGTGTACATGTTGATTCGCGGCGACGGCCTTTCCGCGACGATGTCGCGCTATCTTGTCGCGCGGATCGAGCAGACTCCAAACATCGAGGTGCGGCCGCACACCGAGATCGTCGCGCTCGAGGGCGACGACCACGTGGAGCGGGTGCGCTGGCGCAACAATCAAACCGGAGAAACCGAGGAGCGTCTGATCCGTCACGTCTTCTTGATGACGGGGGGCGCGCCGAATACGGCGTGGCTCGACGGCTGCGTAGTCCTCGATGAGAAGGGCTTCATCAAAACGGGCCCTGCGCTTACGACCCAAGAGCTCCTGCAGGCGAAATGGCCACTGCCGCGCCGACCGTTTCTGCTGGAGACGACGCTGCCGCGCGTCTTCGCGGTCGGCGACGTACGCAGCGGCAGCGTCAAGCGCGTCGCGTCCGGCGTCGGCGAGGGCTCGATCTCGATCTCGCTCCTACACGAGGCGCTGAAAGAGTAG
- a CDS encoding choice-of-anchor tandem repeat GloVer-containing protein yields MNTLAYHALSIGAAAALLAGCAAAQPPTGATPGGLTQSIHLATSSYEVLYRFDDHANGGEPLGRLLDVKGTLYGTASEGGTRQCSHGCGTVYSISPLGRVSLVFSFSAGDGAQPDTGLTDVKGTLYGTTPRGGASRRGTVYGITTAGVEALLYSFKGLSDGQHPQGRLINVNGTLFGTAGGGGGKCNCGVVYSLTTSGEEKVLYRFKSGPDGSSPKALVFINGMLYGTTTVGGAGTGCGNGTAGCGTFYSLSMSGKHKVLYSFGGGSDGAYPEGELISVSGTLYGLTGSGGSGLGTVYSITTSGAEQVVYRFVGGSDGADPVGGLLDLNGTLYGTTYSGGGTDCFPTTNLGCGTIYSVTTSGAESVLHRFAGGSDGNSPMTALTDLHGSLYGTASRGGNTKYLKRCCGTVFRFTP; encoded by the coding sequence ATGAATACTTTGGCCTACCACGCGCTTAGCATCGGCGCCGCTGCGGCATTGCTTGCGGGCTGCGCAGCGGCGCAGCCGCCGACCGGCGCTACGCCGGGCGGGCTGACGCAGAGCATCCACCTCGCTACATCGTCTTACGAGGTGCTTTACCGGTTCGATGACCACGCCAATGGCGGAGAACCATTGGGCCGCTTACTCGATGTCAAGGGCACGCTCTACGGCACCGCGTCGGAAGGGGGCACCAGGCAATGCTCACATGGATGCGGGACCGTGTACAGCATCAGCCCGCTGGGCCGCGTCAGCCTGGTGTTTTCCTTCAGCGCAGGGGATGGCGCGCAACCGGATACTGGCCTAACCGACGTAAAGGGCACGCTCTACGGAACGACTCCCAGAGGCGGCGCGTCGCGGAGAGGAACCGTCTACGGCATCACGACGGCCGGCGTCGAGGCGCTCCTGTACAGTTTCAAGGGCCTCTCCGACGGACAGCACCCGCAAGGGCGCTTGATCAACGTGAACGGAACGCTCTTCGGCACCGCGGGAGGAGGAGGGGGGAAATGCAACTGCGGAGTCGTCTACAGCCTAACCACTTCCGGTGAGGAGAAGGTGCTGTACCGCTTCAAGAGCGGCCCCGACGGTAGCTCGCCGAAGGCGTTGGTCTTCATCAACGGCATGCTGTACGGCACGACCACTGTGGGCGGCGCCGGAACTGGATGTGGCAATGGCACCGCGGGCTGTGGAACGTTTTACAGCCTAAGCATGTCGGGGAAGCACAAAGTGCTGTATTCCTTCGGCGGAGGCTCTGACGGGGCGTACCCCGAGGGTGAGTTGATCTCAGTTAGTGGAACGCTCTACGGATTGACTGGTAGCGGCGGTTCCGGATTAGGAACCGTTTACAGCATCACCACGAGCGGTGCGGAACAAGTCGTGTACCGCTTTGTCGGCGGCTCCGACGGAGCAGACCCGGTGGGAGGCTTGCTCGACCTCAACGGCACACTGTACGGCACAACCTACAGCGGTGGCGGTACGGACTGTTTTCCGACAACTAACCTCGGCTGCGGCACGATTTACAGCGTAACGACGAGCGGCGCGGAGAGTGTGTTGCATCGTTTTGCAGGCGGCAGCGATGGGAACAGTCCGATGACGGCCCTGACGGACCTGCACGGCTCGCTGTACGGCACGGCCTCTCGCGGAGGCAATACGAAATACCTCAAAAGATGTTGCGGCACGGTCTTCCGATTCACGCCATAG
- a CDS encoding DUF2214 family protein → MSIITRDALLHFAHFVCIFVLASLLAGELLLLRRSLSREGVAQLQGVDRYYGMMAGLVIVTGLLLVFFGEKGASYYAHNAIFWVKMVIFVTIALISIAPTIAYLRWNQRLGADGSIVLDDGEYRRLRTLLWVQIGLFVFLPLCAALMANGISG, encoded by the coding sequence ATGTCGATCATCACGCGCGACGCACTCCTCCACTTCGCCCACTTCGTCTGCATCTTCGTGCTGGCCAGCCTCTTGGCCGGCGAGCTGCTGCTACTGAGGAGATCGTTATCGCGCGAGGGGGTGGCGCAGCTGCAAGGCGTCGATCGATACTACGGGATGATGGCCGGCCTCGTCATCGTAACGGGGCTGTTGCTAGTGTTCTTCGGCGAAAAGGGCGCTTCATATTACGCCCACAATGCGATCTTTTGGGTCAAGATGGTGATCTTCGTGACGATCGCGCTCATCTCGATCGCGCCGACCATCGCGTATTTGCGCTGGAACCAGCGTCTCGGTGCTGACGGATCAATCGTGCTGGACGACGGCGAGTATCGGCGGTTGCGGACTCTGCTTTGGGTCCAGATTGGGCTGTTCGTGTTCCTCCCGCTCTGCGCGGCATTGATGGCGAACGGGATATCGGGGTGA
- a CDS encoding sigma-70 family RNA polymerase sigma factor — protein sequence MTTQDETRALLPAMAEARDRFMELVEEIRPELHRYSARMTGSVFDGEDVVQDTLAKAYYALGQMREPPNLRPWLFRIAHNTAMDFLKRYERKNVELVSDVPDRAEAEEAGVDPELVEAALTVFVELPPVQRSALILKDVLGQSLEEAATTMETSVGAVKAALSRGRANIARTLHAALAQPVRHASAHEQATLRRYVDLFNHHDWKALRALLAAEARLDQVSLVQRKVADAGYFDRYAEVLRTEDIRAQAGYVDGVAAIAMFRPPTSDAPAYFVLLKSENEQISEIRDFRYVPYIAKDARFSPILSS from the coding sequence GTGACCACGCAAGACGAAACGCGCGCCTTGCTGCCTGCGATGGCGGAGGCGCGCGACCGGTTCATGGAGCTCGTGGAAGAGATTCGCCCCGAGCTCCATCGGTACTCCGCCCGCATGACGGGCTCGGTTTTCGACGGTGAAGACGTCGTCCAAGACACGCTGGCAAAAGCCTATTACGCACTGGGCCAGATGCGGGAGCCGCCCAACCTGCGGCCCTGGCTCTTCCGGATCGCACACAATACCGCTATGGACTTTCTCAAACGCTACGAACGCAAGAACGTGGAGCTCGTCTCCGACGTTCCGGACCGCGCCGAGGCCGAGGAGGCGGGCGTCGATCCGGAGCTCGTGGAAGCGGCGCTGACGGTCTTCGTCGAGCTGCCGCCCGTGCAGCGCAGCGCCCTCATCTTAAAAGACGTCCTCGGGCAATCGCTCGAGGAGGCCGCGACGACGATGGAAACGAGCGTCGGTGCGGTGAAGGCGGCGCTCTCGAGGGGGCGCGCGAACATCGCTCGAACGCTGCACGCCGCACTCGCACAACCGGTGCGGCACGCGTCGGCGCACGAGCAGGCGACGCTGCGGCGCTACGTCGACCTCTTCAACCACCACGACTGGAAAGCGCTTCGCGCGCTGCTGGCCGCGGAGGCGCGACTCGACCAGGTTTCGCTCGTGCAGCGCAAGGTGGCCGACGCAGGCTACTTCGATCGCTACGCCGAGGTCCTGCGGACCGAAGACATTCGCGCGCAAGCGGGCTACGTCGATGGCGTTGCCGCGATCGCGATGTTCCGCCCGCCAACCAGCGACGCTCCGGCCTACTTCGTTCTCCTCAAATCGGAAAACGAACAAATCTCCGAGATCCGCGACTTCCGCTACGTACCCTACATCGCAAAAGATGCGAGGTTCAGCCCGATTTTGTCATCCTGA
- a CDS encoding DUF899 domain-containing protein has protein sequence MSDRPTNAPSIVAPQEWEAAREALLVKEKAMTRARDALAAERRRMPWVEVKKNYQFEGPNGRVSLLDLFEGRKQLIVYRAFFEPGVFGWPDHACRGCSFGADQVAHLAHLNARDTTLAYASRAPQADIARLKTRMGWQMPWYTLTDDFDKDFGVDEWHGTNVFFRDGDRVYRTYFVNNRGDEAMGSTWSYLDITPHGRQENWEDSPAGYPQTPPYEWWNWHDNYSSAPVDAQWKQVSEAALDMIRSGKTT, from the coding sequence ATGAGCGACCGTCCAACCAACGCTCCCTCGATCGTGGCGCCGCAAGAGTGGGAAGCCGCACGCGAAGCGCTGCTCGTCAAAGAGAAGGCGATGACCCGAGCCCGCGACGCACTAGCCGCAGAGCGGCGCCGCATGCCGTGGGTAGAAGTGAAGAAGAACTACCAATTCGAGGGCCCAAACGGTCGCGTCAGCCTGCTCGACCTTTTCGAGGGCCGCAAGCAGCTGATCGTCTACCGTGCATTCTTCGAGCCGGGCGTCTTCGGCTGGCCCGACCACGCCTGCCGCGGCTGCTCGTTTGGGGCCGATCAGGTCGCGCACCTCGCGCACCTCAACGCCCGCGACACCACGCTGGCATACGCGTCGCGCGCGCCGCAGGCCGACATCGCCCGCCTCAAAACGCGGATGGGCTGGCAGATGCCATGGTACACGCTAACCGACGACTTCGACAAAGACTTCGGCGTGGACGAGTGGCACGGTACGAACGTGTTCTTCCGCGACGGCGATCGCGTGTACCGCACGTACTTCGTCAACAACCGCGGCGACGAGGCGATGGGCAGCACGTGGTCCTACCTCGACATCACGCCACACGGGCGCCAAGAGAACTGGGAAGACTCACCGGCGGGTTACCCGCAAACGCCTCCGTACGAATGGTGGAACTGGCACGACAACTACAGCTCCGCACCGGTGGACGCGCAGTGGAAGCAGGTGAGCGAGGCCGCGCTCGACATGATACGATCGGGTAAGACGACATGA
- a CDS encoding TIGR02453 family protein — MAKATVDRFSGFSPQALKFLRDLKKNNDRAWFTPRKEIYERECLFPLRALTADLAAALRKAKIPIDADPSRVGFRIYRDVRFSRDKSPYKTNLGTYLPYRGVRGAPGGLYIHITPKESFAVAGFYQLDKEPLQRWREAMASDPKRFQSVLRSLERNGLALSEEHEALKRMPRGFEALAESPIARYFKIGTFMVSEKLSDRDVAGEGLIEESIALVKKAKPLLEYGWDVLV, encoded by the coding sequence ATGGCAAAGGCGACAGTCGATAGGTTCTCCGGTTTCTCGCCGCAGGCACTCAAGTTTCTTCGCGACCTGAAGAAGAACAACGACCGGGCGTGGTTCACGCCCCGTAAGGAAATCTACGAGCGCGAGTGCCTGTTTCCGCTTCGAGCCTTAACGGCAGACCTCGCCGCCGCGCTGCGAAAAGCAAAGATCCCGATCGATGCCGATCCCTCGCGCGTAGGCTTCCGCATCTATCGTGACGTGCGCTTTTCGCGTGACAAGAGCCCGTACAAGACGAACCTTGGAACGTACCTGCCTTACCGCGGCGTGCGCGGCGCACCGGGTGGCCTCTACATCCACATCACCCCGAAGGAGTCGTTCGCGGTTGCGGGGTTCTACCAGCTCGATAAGGAGCCGCTGCAGCGCTGGCGCGAGGCGATGGCGTCGGATCCGAAGCGCTTTCAAAGCGTCCTTCGTTCCCTCGAACGCAACGGACTCGCACTATCCGAGGAGCACGAAGCTCTCAAGCGTATGCCTCGCGGATTCGAAGCGTTGGCCGAGAGCCCAATCGCACGCTATTTCAAGATTGGCACGTTCATGGTGAGCGAAAAGCTCTCCGACCGCGACGTCGCCGGTGAGGGCTTGATCGAAGAAAGCATCGCGCTGGTCAAGAAAGCCAAACCGTTGCTCGAATATGGCTGGGACGTGCTCGTATAG
- a CDS encoding alpha/beta hydrolase, which produces MQSRLNLAAARLFVAALAASLYGVTVPVTTTPQPDNSGRLADREFLVRTALGEGYARYFGTSSLDGDETVTRAIVVVHGVLRDADYYYDTGVIAADAAHVLSDTLVIAPQFVEKSDLSGRAVPPQTLYWNSQWPGGSDAIAPAPISTYDVFDAIVARLSDPARFPRLREIVIAGHSAGGQIVQRYAVVGKALQLDGGRLPVRLIVLNPSSYLYFTDWRPNPQANCGDFDAWRYGLRGAPRYVTGSAAELEAHYVRRHVVYLMGTADVNPKEEDLDRTCGGEAQGPYRFARANFYIAYIGRRHPEGTAQTYAFVRGVPHDNRRMFTSDCGLAAIFGGNAASCAAQGRIGGSDGKGDSR; this is translated from the coding sequence ATGCAGAGCCGGCTCAATCTCGCAGCGGCGCGGCTGTTCGTCGCAGCACTCGCCGCAAGCCTGTACGGCGTCACCGTCCCGGTTACCACGACGCCGCAGCCGGACAACTCGGGGCGCCTGGCGGATCGCGAGTTCCTCGTCCGAACGGCGCTGGGCGAAGGATATGCGCGGTATTTCGGTACCTCATCGCTCGACGGCGACGAGACCGTGACGCGCGCGATCGTCGTCGTGCACGGCGTCTTGCGCGATGCCGACTACTACTACGACACGGGCGTCATCGCGGCCGATGCCGCCCACGTGTTGAGCGACACGCTCGTGATCGCCCCGCAGTTCGTCGAGAAGAGCGACTTGTCCGGCCGCGCCGTGCCGCCGCAGACGCTCTACTGGAACTCGCAGTGGCCCGGCGGCTCCGACGCGATCGCTCCCGCGCCGATCAGCACGTACGACGTTTTCGATGCGATCGTCGCGCGGCTCTCGGATCCGGCGCGCTTCCCAAGGCTGCGCGAGATCGTGATCGCCGGACACTCCGCGGGCGGTCAGATCGTCCAGCGCTACGCGGTCGTGGGGAAAGCGCTGCAGCTCGACGGCGGCCGCCTACCTGTGCGCCTTATCGTCTTGAATCCGTCGTCCTACCTCTACTTTACCGATTGGCGGCCGAACCCGCAGGCCAACTGCGGGGACTTCGACGCATGGCGCTACGGCCTGCGCGGCGCTCCGCGTTACGTCACCGGAAGCGCCGCCGAGCTAGAAGCGCACTACGTGCGCCGCCACGTCGTATATCTGATGGGAACGGCCGACGTCAATCCAAAGGAGGAGGATCTCGATCGTACCTGCGGTGGAGAAGCGCAGGGTCCGTACCGATTCGCCCGCGCCAACTTTTACATCGCATACATCGGCCGCCGGCACCCGGAGGGAACAGCGCAAACGTACGCGTTCGTGAGGGGTGTGCCGCACGACAACCGCCGAATGTTCACATCGGACTGCGGGCTCGCGGCGATCTTCGGCGGCAACGCCGCGTCCTGCGCGGCGCAAGGCCGCATCGGAGGTAGCGATGGCAAAGGCGACAGTCGATAG
- a CDS encoding antibiotic biosynthesis monooxygenase has protein sequence MSVAPVMASWSFDITPDQLQAMVAHVKQTLKHLPAVPGWLGTDCFTNEKRTRVMILTKWESKDAWGRSVWDKVISESLADFVDRSSNQEFNLYFHIAPEPDAS, from the coding sequence ATGAGCGTCGCACCGGTAATGGCATCATGGTCGTTCGACATCACGCCGGACCAGCTTCAGGCGATGGTGGCGCACGTGAAGCAGACTTTGAAACACTTACCAGCAGTTCCGGGGTGGTTAGGGACCGACTGTTTCACCAATGAAAAGCGAACCCGGGTTATGATACTGACAAAGTGGGAATCGAAGGACGCCTGGGGCCGCAGTGTGTGGGATAAGGTAATCAGCGAATCCCTCGCAGATTTCGTCGACCGCAGCAGCAATCAAGAGTTCAACTTGTACTTCCACATCGCGCCGGAGCCGGACGCCTCGTAG